From Triticum aestivum cultivar Chinese Spring chromosome 4A, IWGSC CS RefSeq v2.1, whole genome shotgun sequence, a single genomic window includes:
- the LOC100270650 gene encoding homeobox protein KNOX3: protein MEEIGHHFGLGATAHGQHHSQLPWGSSPLSAVIAPPPQQQQQQQSAGYLAHSPLSLNTAPPSGSHGGGTGCSNPVLQLANGSLLEACAKAAKEPSSSSYAADVEAIKAKIISHPHYSSLLAAYLDCQKVGAPPEVLARLTAVAQDLELRQRTALGSLGTATEPELDQFMEAYHEMLVKYREELTRPLQEAMEFLRRVETQLNSLSISGRSLRNILSSGSSEEDQEGSGGETELPEIDAHGVDQELKHHLLKKYSGYLSSLKQELSKKKKKGKLPKDARQQLLSWWEMHYKWPYPSESQKVALAESTGLDLKQINNWFINQRKRHWKPSDEMQFVMMDAYHPPNAAFYMDGHFVNDSGLYRFG from the exons ATGGAGGAGATCGGCCACCACTTCGGGCTGGGAGCCACCGCCCACGGACAGCACCACAGCCAGCTCCCATGGGGCTCTTCGCCGCTCAGCGCCGTCATCGCGCCGCCCccacagcaacagcagcagcagcagtccgcCGGCTATCTGGCGCACAGCCCTCTCTCCCTGAACACGGCGCCGCCCAGTGGAAGCCACGGCGGCGGCACCGGGTGTAGCAACCCGGTGCTGCAGCTGGCCAACGGCAGCCTCCTGGAGGCGTGCGCCAAGGCGGCCAAGGAGCCGTCGTCGTCGTCCTACGCCGCCGACGTCGAGGCCATCAAGGCCAAGATCATCTCCCACCCCCACTACTCCTCCCTCCTCGCCGCCTACCTTGACTGCCAGAAG GTGGGGGCGCCGCCGGAGGTGTTGGCGAGGCTGACGGCGGTGGCGCAGGACCTGGAGCTGCGACAGCGCACGGCGCTCGGCAGCCTCGGCACCGCGACGGAGCCGGAGCTGGACCAGTTCATG GAGGCGTACCATGAGATGCTGGTGAAGTACCGGGAGGAGCTGACGAGGCCGCTGCAGGAGGCCATGGAGTTCCTGAGGAGGGTGGAGACGCAACTCAACTCCCTCTCCATCTCCGGCAGATCGCTGCGCAATATCCTTTCCTCCG GCTCTTCCGAGGAAGATCAAGAAGGCAGCGGAGGAGAGACAGAGCTTCCTGAGATTGATGCCCACGGCGTGGACCAGGAGCTGAAGCACCATCTCCTGAAGAAGTACAGTGGGTACCTGAGCTCCCTGAAGCAAGAGctgtcaaagaagaagaagaaagggaagcTCCCGAAGGATGCTCGCCAGCAGCTCCTCAGCTGGTGGGAGATGCACTACAAGTGGCCTTATCCCTCG GAGAGCCAGAAGGTGGCGCTGGCCGAGTCGACGGGCCTGGACCTGAAGCAGATCAACAACTGGTTCATCAACCAGAGGAAGCGCCACTGGAAGCCGTCGGACGAGATGCAGTTCGTGATGATGGACGCGTACCATCCCCCTAACGCCGCCTTCTACATGGACGGCCACTTCGTCAACGACAGCGGGCTCTACAGGTTCGGCTAG